Sequence from the Fusobacterium sp. IOR10 genome:
CCCTAGGGAAAAAAGTATCCCTAGTGGAAGTGAAAATATCATTGTCATTATGTATAGGTTAATAGTTAGCCCCATACCTTTTAGTATGAATAAAATATCGTTTTGCATAATTATTTCTCCTCTTTTCCAAACCATTTTTCATAAATTACTTTAAATGTTCCATCAGCTTTCATTTCAGATAGCTTATTATTAATAGCTTCTCTAAAAGCCTTATCTTCATTTCTCATTCCAACTCCATAATACTCTTTTGTTAAAGATTCAGAAGAATAAGTTAAACCATTCTTTTTAGAGTTGTAATACTTTCCAGCTACAGCATCTACAACAACTGCATCTATTCTTCCAGCTTCTAAATCCATTAGAGCTTCAACATTTGTTGCATATTTTTTAACTGCTTTTATACTTGGGAACACTTCACTTTTTTGAAGTGCAAAATCTCCAGATCCTCCTAATTGTACCCCTACTATTTTCCCTTTAAGTTCTTGAACTTTATTTACTTTATTATCTTTTTTCGAAAATATTATTTGTCCATCTTGAAAATATTCATCTGAGAAAGTAATTTGTTTTTTTCTTCCCTCAGTTATTGTCATTCCATTCCATACCATATCTATTTTTCTGCTTTTTAAATCAAAAATTATTCCATCCCATTCCAGAGGTTTAAATTCAGCTTTAATTCCTAATCTCTTTGCAACTTCATTTGCTAAATCAATATCAAAACCTACAATTTCACCTTTTTCATCTCTAAATCCCATTGGTGCAAATGTAGCGTCTAATCCTACGATCATCTTTCCTGCTTTTTGAATTTTAATTAAAGATTTATCTGCTCCAAAACTCAGTGTTCCAATTCCTAAAACCATAATAATAATTGCTAATATCTTTTTCATAATATAATCCCCCTTTAAAATTTCATTAACTCTTATAAAATAAAAAGCCACTTAGAATATATCCAAGTGGCTTTCCTTCAAAAAGAAAATGTTAAGATTTAATTCCACCATAGATACAGACTCAAAATTTGCATTTAAATATGAGTCTGTATTCATGACACTGTCATTTACAAACTCTCTACCTATAGTGATGATGTATAATGTCTAAATTAAATGTTGTTATTAACATAATCTTCTCCTTTTTATTAATTGTTAGGAACATGATACATCATATCTTTCCTTTTGTCAATATTTTTCTAATTTTATTGAAATCCCTCTAATTTATTTTTACAAATTCCACTAAAATATTTACAACTTTTTTTAATTCATTAATGGAAACTTGTTCTTCTAATCCATGTACTTTTTCCATTCCACAAGAAAAATTAATAACTTTAATTCCCTTGCTACTTATAATATTTGCGTCACTTCCTCCACCTGAAACACATAATTTAGGAGACACACCTACATTTTCACAAGCTTCTTTCAATTTTTTTATAAATAATCCATTTGTTTCATATTTATAACCCTTATAAGTTTCTTGAAAGCCACCTTGAAATTCTCCATTATATTTTTCACATGAATTTTTAATGCATTCCATCATATGATCCATTTGATTTTTTAATTTTTCCTGGTCTCTGCTTCTAACTTCACCTAATATCTTAGTTTTTTCAGGAACAATATTAGTTGCATAATCTGAATAAATTCCAGAAATATTAGCTGTAGTTTCCTCATCTATTCTTTGAAGTTTCATTTGAGAAATAGCTTCACAAGCCATTCTAATTGAACTTTTTCCTGATTCTGGATCAGCTCCAGCATGGGAACTTTTCCCTGTA
This genomic interval carries:
- a CDS encoding amino acid ABC transporter substrate-binding protein gives rise to the protein MKKILAIIIMVLGIGTLSFGADKSLIKIQKAGKMIVGLDATFAPMGFRDEKGEIVGFDIDLANEVAKRLGIKAEFKPLEWDGIIFDLKSRKIDMVWNGMTITEGRKKQITFSDEYFQDGQIIFSKKDNKVNKVQELKGKIVGVQLGGSGDFALQKSEVFPSIKAVKKYATNVEALMDLEAGRIDAVVVDAVAGKYYNSKKNGLTYSSESLTKEYYGVGMRNEDKAFREAINNKLSEMKADGTFKVIYEKWFGKEEK
- a CDS encoding M20/M25/M40 family metallo-hydrolase; this encodes MNEKRLVETFLKYVTIDSESYSEKEFAMVLANDFKKLGCDISFDNAGEKIGGDIGNLYCTLKGNESKEPILFSAHMDTVKPGKGIKPIIDNGIIKSSGDTILGADDKAGVSIIIELLRTIKEEEIDFPTIEVVFTVAEEMGLKGALNLDYSRIKSKSGIILDDGGEAGKIIYSAPGHVVLEGVFTGKSSHAGADPESGKSSIRMACEAISQMKLQRIDEETTANISGIYSDYATNIVPEKTKILGEVRSRDQEKLKNQMDHMMECIKNSCEKYNGEFQGGFQETYKGYKYETNGLFIKKLKEACENVGVSPKLCVSGGGSDANIISSKGIKVINFSCGMEKVHGLEEQVSINELKKVVNILVEFVKIN